Genomic DNA from Aerosakkonema funiforme FACHB-1375:
AAAACACAATATATTTATAGCTGGTAACGCCTACGAAATCGACCAAAATTTTCCCGGTTTATACTTCCAAACCTGCTTTGTAATTGACCCATCCGGTGCGATCGTATTGCGCTATCGCCGACTGAATTCAATGTTTGCTCCCACACCCCACGATGTCTGGGATAAGTATCTCGAATGCTACGGTTTGGAAGGAGTTTTTCCGGTTGCTAAAACTGCGATCGGCAATTTAGCAGCAATCGCATCCGAAGAAATATTGTATCCTGAAGTAGCGCGGTGTTTGGCAATGCGGGGAGCGGAAATTTTTCTGCACTCCACATCGGAAGTGTACGGAAATGCGCGATCGCCCAAAGAAGCCGCTAAAATTTCTCGCGCTGTCGAAAACATGGCATACGTAGTATCAGCCAATACGGCAGGAATTGCCAATACTGCCATTCCCGAATCTTCAACCGATGGCGGTTCTAAAATAATTGATTATCGAGGATTGGTATTATCTGAAACTGGTGCGGGAGAAAGTATGGCCGCATTTGCGGAAATCGACTTAGCTGCTTTGCGACGCTATCGCCGCCGTCCGGGATTGAATAACTTACTTTCCCGACAGCGGTTAGAATTGTATGCAGAAAGCTATCGACAATCTCACTTTTACCCAGCTAATACTATGCTCGATCGAGAGGTCGATCGCAAACACTTTATCCAAACACAGATGCAGACGATCGAACGTTTAGCTAAACTAGGAATAATTTAATTGCTAGTAACTGGTATAGGTCAGTAAAAATCATCTTACTACCTACTACCAATTACCGATATTTGGCAATTCTTGAATTGATTAACAGCCAAAATAAACCCAACGAATTAAACTGATGAAAGTTGCACTGATAACTGGCGGTACTCGCGGCATAGGCTTAAGCATTTCTAGGCAACTAGCGAGTAAAGGTTTCAATCTCATCCTGGGATATAATTCCAACCATGATGCTGCACTTGCTGCAAAGAAAGAGTTAGAGGAATTTAACGTTAAAGTTGTACCAGTAGCAGGCAATATCAAAAAGCCCGAAACAGTTAACAACTTTTTCAAAGTGGTAGAAGAACACTTCCAGCGCCAACTAACCGCCTTTGTTCATGTAGCTGGGTACGCAATCCTCGCCAAACTTCCTGGAGGATTTACTTTTGAACAGTATGAAGACGCTCAGGAAATTTATCCTAAAACCTTTCTTCGGTGCATGGAAAAAGCTTTGAATTACATGACTGACGGACAAGGACGAGTAGTAGCCATTTCTTCTCATGGCGTCTACAATCCAAGTAAAGTATATGCCATGTCTGCACCTGCGAAAGCCGCAATGGAAGTACTGGCAAAGCACTATGCTCTCTCAGTAGCTCCGCGAGGAATTACTGTTAATATTGTTACTCCAGGTTACATTAAAACTCAGGCATGGGAAGGATATTTAGCATCAGTTCCTTATATTGAAGACCTACCACCAAAAGCTACTCCTATGGGAAGATGGGGTCAGCCTGATGATGTGGCGACTTTGGTGGCTTTTTTGTGTTCGCAAGAGAGCGGATTTATCACAGGTCAAAACATTTATGTTGATGGTGGAATCGGACTTTCCTTGTTTTGGAACATTCATCAACTCAGTGAAAATCTCAACCTAGAATAATCATTATATTGTTACGCTGTCTGGCGCGGTTAAATTAAGTAGGATGGTTAAACAATTAGGATTTAAATCATGAATGAAAAACTAAGCGTTCGCAATCCTCGCACCGGAAAAATTGACTGCTGGATTTCACCGCCAACACCAGACCAAATCGCCGACAAATGCGCCCAAATGCGCGAAGCACAAATTCCGTGGCAGCAGGCGGGTGTAGAGCGGCGAATTGAGGCAATGCAGCAGTGGAAACAAGCCATTTTGTCCCAAAAAGAGCAATTAACAGAAGCTTTAGTAAACGACACGGGAAGATTGTCTGAATCTGTAGTAGAAATCAACTCGCTTATTTCCACGATCGATCGCTGGTGTCGGGTAGCGCCAGAATTATTGTTAGAGGATGAAAAAGCAACCGCAATTCCATTTATCCGAGTGCAAAGTCAACAGGTTGCCTATCAATTAGTTGGCGTCATCAGTCCTTGGAATTTTCCTCTCTTGCTTTCCACAATTGATACCATACCCGCATTGCTGGCAGGTTGTGCCGTCATAGTAAAACCGAGCGAAATTGCTCCCAGGTTTATTAAACCTTTGTTAGAAACTATTGCATCTGTATCACACTTGCGCGATGTTTTAACTTTCATCGAAGGTGCAGGCGATACGGGTGCAGCCTTAATAGAATATGTGGATTTAGTCTGCTTTACTGGCAGCGTATCTACGGGTCAAAAAGTAGGAGAAGCAGCAGCTAAGCTATTTATTCCCGCCTTTCTAGAATTGGGAGGAAAAGACCCGGCAGTTGTGTTAGAATCGGCAGATTTAGAATTGGCAACATCGGCGTTATTGTGGGGTTCAGTCGTCAACGCTGGGCAATCGTGCCTGTCTATTGAACGCATTTACATTGCCGAATCTATTTTTGAGAAATTTGTCGATAAACTGACAGAAAAAGCCAAACTTCTGCAAATATGCTATCCCGCTATTGACAGAGGAGAAATCGGCCCTATAATTGCAGAAAGACAAGCGGCAATCATTGCCGAACACCTACGCGATGCTGTTGCAAAAGGGGCAGTTGTTCGCTGTGGTGGTGCTGTTGAAGAATTGGCAGGTGGTTTGTGGTGTCGTCCAACTGTATTAACCCAGGTCAACCATTGCATGAAAGTGATGACAGAAGAAACCTTCGGCCCAATTATGCCTGTCATGTCATTTTCTACAATTGAGGAGGCGGTACAACTGGCAAATGATACTATCTACGGACTCAGTGCTGCTGTTTTTGCAGGATCTCAAGAGGAAGCGATCGCCCTAGCCAACCAAATTGATGCAGGCGCTATTAGCATTAACGATGCAGGATTGACAGCTTTTATCCATGAAGGAGAAAAGAACTCCTTTAAATTTTCCGGTATGGGTGGATCGCGTATGGGTGCTGCTGCCATCAAGCGATTTCTGCGAAAGAAAGCCTTTTTGAACAAAACT
This window encodes:
- a CDS encoding nitrilase-related carbon-nitrogen hydrolase; the encoded protein is MEAIAPTIESYRALALQVTCHAVNQASNRAEARSLMQQSIDRLEKQIAASIAFIGFDCKLIVLPEYFLTGFPMGESLSVWAEKACLEMNGAEYEGIGKIAQKHNIFIAGNAYEIDQNFPGLYFQTCFVIDPSGAIVLRYRRLNSMFAPTPHDVWDKYLECYGLEGVFPVAKTAIGNLAAIASEEILYPEVARCLAMRGAEIFLHSTSEVYGNARSPKEAAKISRAVENMAYVVSANTAGIANTAIPESSTDGGSKIIDYRGLVLSETGAGESMAAFAEIDLAALRRYRRRPGLNNLLSRQRLELYAESYRQSHFYPANTMLDREVDRKHFIQTQMQTIERLAKLGII
- a CDS encoding SDR family NAD(P)-dependent oxidoreductase, whose amino-acid sequence is MKVALITGGTRGIGLSISRQLASKGFNLILGYNSNHDAALAAKKELEEFNVKVVPVAGNIKKPETVNNFFKVVEEHFQRQLTAFVHVAGYAILAKLPGGFTFEQYEDAQEIYPKTFLRCMEKALNYMTDGQGRVVAISSHGVYNPSKVYAMSAPAKAAMEVLAKHYALSVAPRGITVNIVTPGYIKTQAWEGYLASVPYIEDLPPKATPMGRWGQPDDVATLVAFLCSQESGFITGQNIYVDGGIGLSLFWNIHQLSENLNLE
- a CDS encoding aldehyde dehydrogenase family protein codes for the protein MNEKLSVRNPRTGKIDCWISPPTPDQIADKCAQMREAQIPWQQAGVERRIEAMQQWKQAILSQKEQLTEALVNDTGRLSESVVEINSLISTIDRWCRVAPELLLEDEKATAIPFIRVQSQQVAYQLVGVISPWNFPLLLSTIDTIPALLAGCAVIVKPSEIAPRFIKPLLETIASVSHLRDVLTFIEGAGDTGAALIEYVDLVCFTGSVSTGQKVGEAAAKLFIPAFLELGGKDPAVVLESADLELATSALLWGSVVNAGQSCLSIERIYIAESIFEKFVDKLTEKAKLLQICYPAIDRGEIGPIIAERQAAIIAEHLRDAVAKGAVVRCGGAVEELAGGLWCRPTVLTQVNHCMKVMTEETFGPIMPVMSFSTIEEAVQLANDTIYGLSAAVFAGSQEEAIALANQIDAGAISINDAGLTAFIHEGEKNSFKFSGMGGSRMGAAAIKRFLRKKAFLNKTQSIPDPWWFKS